In the genome of Pseudomonas sp. HS6, one region contains:
- the dprA gene encoding DNA-processing protein DprA produces MMMPVCTPVSPAELEARLRLHRLPEIGPKRFSRLLEAFGSASKAISAPASAWRSLGLPVASADARRCPEVRDGASRALAWLERPGQHLLMWDQPDYPALLAQIPDPPPLLFVAGDTFILEKPQLAMVGSRRASRPGMDTATAFARSLAGAGFVITSGLALGIDAAVHQAALDVGGQTVGVLGTGLEKFYPQRNRRLADAMIASGSAVISEFPLDAGPTASNFPRRNRIISGLSLGVLVVEASVASGSLITARLAAEQGREVYAIPGSIHHPGARGCHQLIRDGAVLVETIEHILEALRGWQLLPVSTTAAATDNLLLSLLHAAPHTSEGLADSSGWALPKVLAALTELEMDGRAVCENGRWFARVS; encoded by the coding sequence ATGATGATGCCTGTCTGTACACCGGTTTCCCCGGCGGAACTGGAAGCGCGTTTGCGCCTGCACCGTTTGCCGGAAATCGGCCCGAAACGTTTTTCCCGGTTGCTCGAAGCATTCGGCTCGGCCTCCAAGGCCATCAGTGCGCCGGCCAGTGCCTGGCGTTCGTTGGGCTTGCCGGTGGCGAGCGCCGACGCTCGCCGTTGCCCTGAAGTGCGCGACGGTGCCAGTCGCGCACTGGCCTGGCTAGAGCGCCCGGGCCAGCATTTGCTGATGTGGGACCAGCCGGATTACCCGGCATTGCTGGCGCAGATTCCTGATCCACCACCGCTGCTGTTTGTGGCCGGTGACACTTTTATTCTGGAAAAACCACAGCTGGCGATGGTCGGTAGTCGCCGCGCTTCACGTCCGGGCATGGACACCGCTACGGCGTTTGCCCGCAGTCTGGCCGGAGCCGGTTTCGTCATCACCAGTGGCCTGGCGCTTGGCATCGATGCCGCGGTGCATCAAGCCGCGCTCGACGTCGGCGGGCAAACCGTGGGTGTGCTGGGCACCGGCCTGGAAAAATTTTATCCACAGCGCAATCGGCGGCTGGCGGACGCGATGATTGCCTCGGGCAGTGCGGTGATTTCGGAGTTTCCACTGGACGCCGGGCCGACCGCGAGCAACTTCCCCAGGCGCAACCGGATCATCAGCGGTTTGTCCCTCGGCGTATTGGTGGTTGAGGCCAGTGTGGCCAGTGGTTCGCTGATCACCGCGCGACTGGCGGCGGAACAGGGCCGCGAGGTCTATGCGATCCCGGGTTCGATCCATCACCCCGGCGCGCGCGGTTGCCATCAACTGATCCGCGATGGCGCGGTGCTGGTGGAAACCATCGAACACATCCTCGAGGCCCTGCGTGGCTGGCAGCTCTTGCCGGTGTCCACGACCGCAGCGGCCACGGACAATCTGCTGCTAAGTCTGCTGCATGCCGCGCCCCACACCAGCGAGGGCCTGGCCGACAGCAGTGGCTGGGCGTTGCCCAAAGTCTTGGCGGCGTTGACCGAATTGGAGATGGATGGCCGCGCGGTGTGTGAAAACGGCCGCTGGTTTGCGCGGGTAAGCTAG
- a CDS encoding L-threonylcarbamoyladenylate synthase, protein MVNSWRVQQAAREIRAGAVIAYPTEAVWGLGCDPWNEEAVDRLLAIKNRSADKGLILVADNIRQFDFLFEDFPQDWIDRMASTWPGPNTWLVPHQNLLPEWVTGVHDTVALRVSDHPQVRDLCSLVGPLISTSANPQGRPAAKSRLRVEQYFRGQIDLVLGGALGGRKNPSLIRDLATGNVVRPA, encoded by the coding sequence ATGGTCAACAGTTGGCGTGTGCAACAAGCCGCACGAGAGATTCGCGCCGGGGCGGTGATTGCCTATCCAACCGAAGCCGTCTGGGGGCTGGGGTGCGATCCGTGGAATGAAGAAGCGGTGGATCGTTTGTTGGCGATCAAGAACCGCTCGGCGGACAAAGGGCTGATCCTGGTCGCCGACAACATTCGTCAGTTCGATTTCCTGTTCGAGGATTTCCCCCAGGACTGGATCGACCGTATGGCCAGTACCTGGCCGGGTCCGAACACTTGGCTGGTGCCGCATCAGAATCTTTTGCCGGAGTGGGTGACTGGAGTGCACGACACCGTGGCGCTGCGAGTCAGCGATCATCCGCAGGTGCGGGATCTGTGCTCGCTGGTCGGGCCGTTGATTTCGACCTCGGCCAATCCGCAGGGGCGTCCGGCGGCGAAGAGTCGCTTGCGGGTCGAGCAGTATTTCCGTGGTCAGATCGATCTGGTGCTCGGCGGAGCGCTTGGCGGACGCAAGAACCCGAGTCTGATTCGGGATCTGGCCACCGGCAATGTCGTGCGCCCAGCCTGA
- a CDS encoding iron-containing redox enzyme family protein has product MNVPLSFNQQLSLLDERIEKSWADILENSRLVKAIREGCVSRALYAIYMIETFHYTAHNARNQGLVGVRHADNPVYAKFCFEHAAQEVGHEKMALHDVMSLGLKNEVFDIPSALPETDVLIAYLYWISFTGNPLQRLGYSYWAENAYQFITPLIDRLSETLELKSSQLTFFVAHSDIDLEHFNEIKLMLQRTCKRQDDWEAIATVMETSLRLTGNMLEAVYEQYEAWQKGLAPRYDFLHALDNQ; this is encoded by the coding sequence ATGAATGTGCCCCTCAGTTTTAACCAACAGTTAAGCCTGCTCGATGAACGAATCGAAAAGTCATGGGCCGATATTCTGGAGAACTCGCGGCTGGTAAAGGCCATTCGCGAGGGCTGTGTTTCCAGAGCGTTATATGCAATCTACATGATCGAAACTTTTCACTACACGGCACACAATGCGCGTAATCAGGGATTGGTGGGCGTTCGACATGCGGATAATCCGGTGTACGCAAAATTCTGCTTTGAACATGCGGCACAGGAAGTTGGTCATGAAAAAATGGCATTACACGATGTCATGAGTCTTGGTCTGAAAAATGAAGTATTTGATATTCCATCTGCACTTCCAGAGACTGATGTATTGATTGCCTATCTGTACTGGATTTCTTTTACTGGTAATCCATTACAGCGGCTTGGTTATAGTTATTGGGCAGAAAATGCCTACCAGTTCATTACTCCGCTTATTGACCGTCTGAGTGAAACGTTGGAGCTGAAATCCTCTCAACTGACATTCTTCGTTGCACATTCCGACATCGATCTCGAGCACTTCAACGAAATCAAACTCATGCTGCAGCGCACCTGCAAGCGTCAGGACGATTGGGAGGCCATTGCCACAGTCATGGAAACCAGCCTGCGCCTGACCGGCAACATGCTTGAGGCCGTTTATGAGCAGTATGAAGCCTGGCAAAAAGGGCTGGCACCCCGCTATGACTTCCTTCACGCCCTGGACAACCAATGA
- a CDS encoding DUF3419 family protein, translating into MADYFNQLNYTLGDEDTSLEYAILPRHARHVLGIAGCGGRLLPLLAATPLRMTCTDISAPQLAFTRLRLALLEQTDHESFMDFMGYRREGLRARRRSIFQQLILPPEDRRWLSGLFQSRHWEAPIYMGAFEQTLKRLAKITGLFTGKAGRGIFQFGCLEEQSEYYRKRFPLKRWKAVIALLGNAAVLNSLLYKGSFPPNNLGISSRSAYLEIFHRLFTSQVVRESFFLQMLFFGELRYPQGFPLECDPEIFQRAREGLLQCELRVVQADILDCVAGQTGIDFVSLSDVPSFLPETAGPHVLQRLAPALSENARVVMRGHLHVVQPDCAGFCDITHQYQAEIAREKTQLWRVQVYRRTAAMQVSR; encoded by the coding sequence ATGGCTGACTATTTCAACCAGCTCAACTACACGTTGGGGGATGAGGATACCTCGCTCGAGTATGCGATCCTGCCCAGGCATGCCCGACACGTGCTGGGAATTGCCGGATGCGGCGGGCGCCTGTTGCCGCTGCTGGCCGCCACCCCGTTACGCATGACCTGTACCGATATCAGTGCGCCGCAACTGGCGTTCACCCGGTTGCGACTGGCGCTACTGGAACAGACCGATCACGAGTCGTTCATGGATTTCATGGGCTATCGGAGGGAAGGTCTGAGGGCACGGCGACGATCCATTTTTCAGCAATTGATCTTACCGCCCGAGGACCGTCGCTGGTTGTCCGGGTTGTTCCAGTCCCGGCACTGGGAAGCGCCGATTTACATGGGCGCATTCGAGCAGACCCTGAAGCGGCTGGCGAAGATCACCGGGCTGTTTACCGGCAAAGCGGGTCGGGGCATTTTTCAGTTCGGCTGTCTTGAAGAACAATCGGAATATTACCGAAAGCGTTTTCCGCTCAAGCGCTGGAAGGCCGTGATCGCTTTGCTGGGCAACGCAGCAGTACTCAATTCGCTGTTGTACAAAGGCTCGTTTCCCCCCAACAACCTCGGTATCAGTTCCCGCTCGGCCTATCTGGAAATTTTCCATAGGTTGTTCACCTCTCAGGTGGTCCGCGAGAGCTTTTTCCTGCAAATGCTGTTTTTCGGCGAACTGCGCTATCCGCAAGGCTTCCCGCTGGAGTGCGACCCGGAGATTTTCCAGCGTGCCCGTGAGGGGCTTCTACAGTGCGAGTTACGTGTGGTGCAGGCTGACATCCTCGACTGCGTTGCAGGGCAAACCGGGATCGATTTCGTCTCGCTGTCGGACGTGCCTTCCTTCCTGCCCGAAACGGCCGGTCCCCATGTTCTGCAGCGCCTTGCCCCGGCGCTCTCGGAAAACGCGCGGGTGGTCATGCGTGGCCATCTGCATGTGGTTCAACCCGATTGTGCAGGCTTCTGCGATATCACCCATCAGTACCAGGCAGAGATCGCACGAGAAAAAACCCAGCTCTGGCGTGTGCAGGTCTATCGCCGGACAGCCGCTATGCAGGTATCCCGATGA
- a CDS encoding aminotransferase class I/II-fold pyridoxal phosphate-dependent enzyme: protein MTTFQSTVNWVKNRVRQSRDDQQQLFDAGLNGLKLVKREGKEIELDSGERLTEFLSCSYLGLECDPRLIHGAVSAAEAFGVQFAAARTRVLMPPMRELDEQLNQIFQGHTVTFNSVGSAHLGCLPLFGSGEMPSYPMRRGPCWIVDRAAHASMQVLQGILWQFGPVQRCDCSDVEQVEEACSTAAAAGNTPVILTDSIGSMRGLYPVNRLLQLAERFEGYLYADDAHGTSIHGVAGGGYALAAAEERLRGRLILLSSLSKAFGATGGAITVRTAGDAELIRSHASTYTFGGPLSMGGVGAAVASGKIHLSPELGQLQAALWRNIAVIDGLLGPVLGNHQVESPIRFVRVGAERDAICLARHLRRQGMAVTTALFPVVAKGEAILRLAISASHSQLQLESLANAVRSGFDELGIRQGGRCNEQ, encoded by the coding sequence ATGACCACCTTTCAATCGACCGTCAATTGGGTCAAAAACCGTGTCCGGCAATCTCGGGACGATCAGCAGCAGTTATTCGATGCCGGGTTGAACGGTCTGAAGCTGGTCAAGCGTGAAGGCAAGGAGATCGAACTCGACAGCGGCGAACGGCTGACGGAGTTTCTCTCATGCTCTTATCTGGGGCTGGAGTGTGATCCACGCTTGATTCACGGTGCCGTGAGCGCCGCCGAAGCCTTCGGCGTGCAGTTCGCTGCCGCGCGAACCCGAGTCCTGATGCCTCCCATGCGTGAGCTGGATGAACAACTGAACCAGATATTTCAGGGGCATACGGTCACCTTCAACTCGGTGGGCAGTGCACATCTCGGCTGCCTGCCGCTGTTCGGTTCCGGTGAGATGCCTTCCTATCCCATGCGTCGTGGCCCCTGCTGGATTGTTGACCGCGCGGCGCATGCCTCGATGCAGGTGCTGCAAGGCATTCTCTGGCAGTTCGGCCCGGTACAGCGCTGCGATTGCAGCGATGTGGAGCAAGTGGAGGAAGCGTGTTCGACGGCGGCGGCAGCGGGTAACACGCCCGTTATCCTGACCGACAGCATTGGCTCGATGCGCGGTTTATATCCGGTCAACCGCCTGCTGCAACTGGCGGAGCGTTTCGAGGGATATCTCTATGCGGATGACGCCCACGGTACCTCGATCCACGGAGTGGCAGGGGGTGGTTATGCATTGGCCGCTGCTGAAGAACGGTTACGCGGTCGGCTGATCCTCCTGTCGTCTCTTTCCAAGGCATTCGGTGCAACCGGTGGAGCGATCACTGTGCGCACGGCGGGCGATGCCGAGTTGATTAGAAGCCACGCCTCGACTTATACGTTTGGCGGACCGCTTTCCATGGGGGGAGTAGGTGCGGCAGTCGCCTCCGGGAAAATCCACCTGTCGCCGGAGCTGGGTCAGTTGCAGGCCGCCCTGTGGCGAAATATTGCCGTGATTGACGGTCTGCTGGGGCCGGTGCTGGGCAATCATCAGGTCGAGTCCCCCATTCGTTTCGTCCGCGTCGGGGCCGAGAGAGACGCGATCTGTCTGGCGCGACATTTGCGCCGGCAGGGCATGGCGGTCACTACCGCACTGTTCCCGGTAGTGGCCAAGGGCGAGGCGATTCTGCGTCTGGCCATCAGCGCGAGCCACAGTCAGCTCCAGCTGGAATCTCTGGCAAACGCTGTCCGTAGCGGATTCGATGAGCTAGGCATTCGTCAGGGAGGGCGGTGCAATGAGCAATGA
- a CDS encoding phenylacetate--CoA ligase family protein, which translates to MSNDPLMDLSAEALAQKLAHARSLPWFRALYPRILEVQTLADLHRLPVLAVEDESGGVLFCTLGEASHRASGGGLTLTSGGSTGNRKQITHSWAFNTAIVPLGARMFGVTDERPGVVINCLTAGEMQGAFQYAAAIAQHVGARLLPAGSQMGVQRVAELIQSHAADALMCTPSFATALFNHANVGAEQLGSLKWLYYIGESCGKGLRDQLAQDWPKLKIRSLGYSSTETGPIGFQCAHLEHGFYHLHADAMLLEVVDPLTLQALAEEQTGEFLLTPLLPDHAPLFRYRIGDRGRILRTITKCACGSSMPVLALEGRVETSIKLGGAIITQRQVLHALRQLLPELDPSDVQVQIDREPGGACLRLAIAEDRLTVVTHTFIEGALQVEGQASALLRLPGVLGLEVKRLARQAFETTLTGKTPFFAELPQTPAKS; encoded by the coding sequence ATGAGCAATGATCCACTGATGGATTTATCGGCCGAGGCTCTCGCGCAAAAATTGGCTCACGCGCGATCACTGCCATGGTTTCGTGCGCTGTATCCCCGGATCCTGGAGGTGCAGACATTGGCTGATCTGCATCGACTGCCGGTTCTGGCGGTGGAAGACGAATCCGGCGGCGTGCTGTTTTGCACCCTCGGCGAAGCTTCACACCGAGCGTCAGGCGGAGGACTGACCCTGACATCGGGCGGCAGCACCGGCAATCGCAAACAGATCACCCATTCCTGGGCGTTCAACACCGCAATCGTGCCCTTGGGGGCACGGATGTTTGGTGTGACGGACGAGCGCCCCGGCGTGGTTATCAACTGCCTGACGGCCGGGGAAATGCAGGGTGCCTTTCAATACGCGGCAGCCATCGCCCAGCACGTAGGCGCACGCCTGTTGCCTGCCGGCTCACAGATGGGCGTGCAGCGCGTAGCCGAGTTGATTCAGTCACACGCGGCCGATGCGCTGATGTGCACTCCCTCCTTTGCCACAGCGTTGTTCAATCATGCGAATGTCGGCGCAGAGCAGTTGGGCAGTTTGAAATGGCTTTACTACATCGGGGAGTCCTGTGGGAAGGGGCTGCGTGATCAGTTGGCCCAGGATTGGCCCAAGCTGAAAATTCGCTCGTTAGGCTACAGCTCGACAGAAACGGGCCCCATCGGCTTTCAGTGTGCACACCTTGAGCACGGTTTTTATCATCTGCATGCCGACGCCATGCTGCTCGAAGTGGTTGACCCTTTGACCCTGCAAGCTTTGGCTGAAGAGCAAACCGGTGAATTCCTGCTGACGCCCCTGCTACCCGATCACGCGCCGCTGTTTCGCTACAGGATCGGGGATCGTGGGCGAATCCTGCGCACGATCACGAAATGTGCGTGTGGCAGTTCCATGCCGGTCCTGGCCCTCGAAGGGCGGGTCGAAACATCGATCAAACTGGGCGGCGCGATCATCACTCAGCGGCAGGTACTGCACGCACTCCGGCAGCTCCTGCCTGAGTTGGACCCTTCAGATGTCCAGGTGCAGATTGATCGAGAGCCCGGTGGTGCATGTCTACGTCTGGCTATCGCTGAGGACAGACTGACAGTCGTCACGCATACCTTTATCGAAGGTGCGTTGCAGGTCGAAGGGCAGGCAAGTGCATTACTCAGGCTGCCCGGCGTGTTGGGGCTGGAGGTGAAGCGTCTTGCCCGTCAGGCATTCGAAACCACCCTGACCGGCAAGACACCGTTTTTTGCAGAGTTGCCACAGACCCCGGCCAAGTCATGA
- a CDS encoding NADPH:quinone reductase, which produces MAKRIQFRAHGGPEVLEYVDYQPAEPGPQQVRVSNKAIGLNFIDTYYRSGLYAPPALPSGVGSEGAGIVEAVGSAVTRFKVGDRVAYGSGPLGAYSDVHILPEANLVKLPDAISFETAAGVMLKGLTVQYLLRQTYELQGGETILFHAAAGGVGLLACQWAKALGVKLIGTVSSQAKADLAKAHGAWATIDYSHENVAQRVLELTDGKKVPVVYDGVGKDTWPASLDSAAPRGLVVSFGNASGAVDGVNLGILSAKGSLYVTRPTLATYANNAENLQRMADELFGMITSGKLKVDISQRYPLADAAKAQTELSARRTTGSTVLLP; this is translated from the coding sequence ATGGCCAAGCGAATCCAGTTCCGCGCCCATGGCGGCCCCGAAGTGCTTGAGTATGTTGATTATCAACCTGCTGAGCCCGGCCCGCAGCAGGTTCGCGTGAGCAACAAGGCCATCGGCCTGAACTTCATCGACACCTACTACCGCAGCGGTCTCTACGCGCCACCGGCACTGCCGTCGGGCGTGGGCTCGGAAGGCGCGGGCATCGTCGAAGCGGTAGGCAGCGCCGTCACCCGGTTCAAGGTCGGTGACCGCGTGGCTTACGGCAGCGGCCCGTTGGGCGCATACAGCGATGTTCACATTCTTCCCGAGGCCAATCTGGTGAAACTGCCGGACGCCATCAGCTTCGAAACCGCTGCCGGGGTGATGCTCAAGGGCCTGACCGTGCAGTACCTGTTGCGTCAGACCTATGAACTGCAGGGCGGCGAAACCATTCTGTTCCACGCAGCGGCTGGCGGCGTCGGTTTGCTGGCCTGCCAATGGGCCAAGGCCCTGGGCGTGAAGCTGATCGGCACCGTCAGCTCGCAAGCGAAAGCCGATCTGGCCAAGGCCCATGGCGCCTGGGCAACCATCGACTACAGCCACGAAAACGTCGCCCAGCGGGTGCTGGAACTGACCGACGGGAAAAAAGTCCCGGTGGTCTACGACGGCGTCGGCAAGGACACCTGGCCGGCCTCGCTGGACAGCGCAGCGCCACGTGGTCTGGTGGTGAGCTTTGGCAACGCGTCTGGCGCGGTGGACGGGGTAAACCTGGGGATTCTGTCGGCGAAAGGTTCGCTGTACGTGACCCGGCCAACCCTGGCGACCTACGCCAACAATGCCGAGAACCTGCAACGCATGGCGGATGAGCTGTTCGGGATGATCACCAGCGGCAAGCTGAAGGTGGATATCAGCCAGCGTTATCCGCTGGCTGATGCGGCGAAGGCACAGACCGAGTTGTCGGCGCGACGCACCACGGGCTCCACCGTTCTGCTGCCCTGA
- the hemF gene encoding oxygen-dependent coproporphyrinogen oxidase: MTTRTDAVKAYLLDLQDRICAALESEDGGTRFVEDAWNRPAGGGGRTRVIENGTVIEKGGVNFSHVFGSGLPPSASAHRPELAGRGFEALGVSLVIHPHNPHVPTSHANVRFFIAEKEGEEPVWWFGGGFDLTPYYGNEEDCIHWHRVAEQACAPFGPDVYPRYKAWCDTYFHIKHRHEPRGIGGLFFDDLNEWDFDTSFAFMRAIGDAYIDAYLPIVQRRKNDAFTAQQREFQEFRRGRYVEFNLVYDRGTLFGLQSGGRTESILMSLPPQVRWAYDWKAEPGSEEARLTDYFLQDRDWLAKA, from the coding sequence ATGACGACCCGCACCGACGCCGTAAAGGCCTATCTGCTCGACCTGCAAGACCGCATCTGCGCCGCGCTGGAATCTGAAGACGGCGGCACGCGCTTCGTCGAAGACGCCTGGAACCGTCCGGCCGGCGGTGGCGGTCGCACCCGGGTGATCGAGAACGGCACGGTGATCGAAAAGGGCGGTGTCAACTTTTCCCACGTCTTCGGCAGTGGCCTGCCACCGTCGGCCAGCGCCCATCGACCGGAACTGGCCGGCCGCGGTTTCGAAGCCCTCGGCGTGTCGCTGGTGATCCACCCGCATAACCCGCATGTGCCGACGTCCCACGCCAACGTGCGCTTTTTCATCGCCGAGAAGGAAGGTGAAGAGCCGGTCTGGTGGTTCGGCGGTGGTTTCGACCTGACGCCGTACTACGGCAACGAAGAAGACTGCATCCACTGGCACCGCGTTGCCGAGCAGGCCTGCGCGCCGTTCGGCCCGGACGTCTACCCGCGCTACAAAGCCTGGTGCGACACCTATTTCCACATCAAGCACCGCCATGAACCTCGGGGCATCGGCGGTCTGTTCTTCGATGACCTGAACGAGTGGGACTTCGACACCAGCTTCGCCTTCATGCGCGCCATCGGCGATGCGTACATCGACGCTTACCTGCCGATCGTGCAACGCCGCAAGAATGACGCGTTCACCGCCCAACAACGCGAGTTCCAGGAATTCCGTCGCGGCCGCTACGTCGAGTTCAACCTGGTTTACGACCGTGGCACCCTGTTCGGCCTGCAATCGGGCGGGCGTACCGAGTCGATCCTCATGTCGCTGCCACCGCAAGTACGCTGGGCCTACGACTGGAAAGCCGAGCCGGGCAGCGAAGAAGCGCGCCTGACCGACTACTTCCTGCAAGATCGCGACTGGCTGGCCAAGGCCTGA
- the aroE gene encoding shikimate dehydrogenase, with product MDRYVVFGNPIGHSKSPMIHKLFAEQTGHSLDYNTLLAPLDDFSGCATAFFQEGRGANVTVPFKEDAYRLANSLTARAQRAGAVNTLSKLADGSLLGDNTDGAGLVRDLTVNAGFSLTGKRILLLGAGGAVRGALEPLLAEKPASVIIANRTVDKAELLAELFCDLGPVSASGFDWLREPVDVIINATSASLTGDVPPIAASLIEPGKTLCYDMMYGKEPTAFCRWASEHGAGVVMDGLGMLAEQAAEAFFLWRGVRPDTTPVLAELRRQLAE from the coding sequence ATGGATCGTTACGTCGTTTTCGGTAACCCGATCGGTCACAGCAAGTCGCCGATGATTCACAAACTGTTCGCCGAACAGACCGGACACAGCCTTGACTACAACACCCTGCTGGCACCGCTCGACGATTTTTCCGGCTGCGCCACGGCGTTTTTCCAGGAAGGTCGCGGCGCCAACGTGACCGTGCCGTTCAAGGAAGACGCCTATCGCCTGGCCAACAGCCTGACCGCACGTGCCCAGCGCGCGGGTGCGGTGAATACCTTGAGCAAACTCGCCGACGGCAGCCTGCTCGGCGATAACACCGACGGTGCCGGGCTGGTGCGGGACCTGACGGTCAACGCCGGGTTCAGCCTCACCGGCAAACGCATTCTGCTGTTGGGTGCGGGCGGCGCGGTGCGCGGTGCATTGGAGCCGTTGCTGGCGGAAAAGCCGGCCTCGGTGATCATCGCCAATCGCACGGTGGACAAGGCCGAGCTGCTGGCCGAACTGTTCTGTGATCTGGGGCCGGTGTCGGCCAGCGGTTTCGACTGGTTGCGCGAGCCGGTAGACGTGATCATCAACGCCACCTCTGCCAGCCTCACCGGCGACGTGCCGCCGATTGCCGCGAGTCTGATCGAGCCAGGCAAGACCCTGTGCTACGACATGATGTACGGCAAGGAGCCGACCGCGTTCTGCCGCTGGGCCAGTGAGCATGGCGCGGGCGTGGTGATGGACGGGTTGGGCATGCTGGCGGAACAGGCAGCAGAAGCTTTCTTCCTGTGGCGCGGCGTCCGGCCGGATACGACGCCGGTTCTGGCTGAATTGCGTCGGCAGCTGGCGGAATAA
- a CDS encoding SulP family inorganic anion transporter produces MALPSRRSLFPFLTWLPRQTRASVGRDLIVGLSGAILALPQSIAYALIAGLPPEYGLYAAIIPVLIACLWGSSWHLICGPTAAISIVLFASVSPLAVPASQDYITLILLLTFLAGIFQWLLGLLRFGALVNFVSHSVVLGFTLGAAVVIAIGQLPNLLGLDLPAKSTALASLMDLLRHLGAVDKPSLALGIATVIIGALLKQWLPRWPTLLMTLVLGSLVVWLWPAMFGHVQLVSAFVGRLPPFSGLPLDLDLVLRLLPSAVAVGMLGLVTSLSIARSIAARSQQLLDANQEVRAQGLSNIVGAFFSGSLSAGSFTRSGLSYEAGACSPLAGVFSALWVALFAIFGAGLIAHIPIPAMAGSILLIAWGLVDHRGIRALLRVSRAEFVVMGLTCVATLLLELQTAIYAGVLASLFFYLKRTSQPRVQHWRDGEDDVLRVGGSIFFGASHYLQVRLQRMHGARVVIEAQQINFIDYSGVEMLHQEARRLLRQDRSLTLRQARPQVVEELRKLEGPEKCPIRFED; encoded by the coding sequence ATGGCCCTCCCCAGCCGCCGCTCACTGTTCCCCTTCCTGACCTGGCTGCCCCGGCAAACCCGCGCCAGCGTCGGGCGGGACCTGATCGTCGGCCTCAGCGGCGCGATTCTCGCGTTGCCCCAGTCGATTGCCTACGCGCTCATCGCCGGCCTCCCACCCGAGTACGGCCTCTATGCCGCGATCATCCCGGTACTGATCGCCTGCCTGTGGGGCTCGTCGTGGCATCTGATCTGCGGGCCGACAGCGGCGATTTCCATTGTTCTGTTTGCCAGTGTCAGCCCATTGGCCGTGCCTGCGTCACAGGACTACATAACCCTGATCCTGCTGCTGACGTTTCTCGCCGGGATTTTCCAGTGGTTGCTCGGCCTGTTGCGCTTCGGCGCGCTGGTGAATTTCGTCTCGCACTCGGTGGTGCTGGGTTTCACCCTGGGGGCGGCGGTGGTGATTGCCATCGGTCAGTTGCCGAACCTGTTGGGACTGGATCTGCCGGCCAAGTCAACGGCGCTGGCCAGCCTGATGGACTTGCTGCGTCATCTCGGGGCTGTGGATAAACCGTCGCTGGCCCTCGGTATTGCCACAGTGATAATCGGTGCGTTGCTTAAACAATGGCTGCCACGCTGGCCGACACTGTTGATGACACTGGTGCTCGGCAGCCTGGTGGTGTGGCTATGGCCGGCGATGTTCGGCCACGTTCAGTTGGTCAGCGCGTTTGTCGGGCGCCTGCCGCCATTCAGCGGGCTGCCACTGGATTTGGATCTGGTCCTGCGTCTGCTGCCCAGCGCCGTAGCGGTGGGCATGCTCGGGTTGGTCACCAGCCTGTCTATTGCCCGCTCGATTGCCGCGCGTTCGCAACAATTGCTCGATGCCAATCAGGAAGTCCGCGCGCAGGGGCTTTCCAATATTGTCGGGGCGTTCTTTTCGGGATCGTTGTCCGCCGGCTCGTTCACCCGTTCCGGGCTGAGCTACGAGGCCGGGGCCTGTTCGCCGCTGGCCGGGGTGTTTTCGGCGTTGTGGGTGGCGTTGTTCGCGATCTTCGGTGCCGGGCTGATCGCACACATTCCGATTCCTGCCATGGCTGGCAGCATTCTGTTGATCGCCTGGGGACTGGTGGATCATCGTGGCATTCGTGCGCTGCTGCGGGTCAGCCGGGCGGAGTTTGTGGTGATGGGCCTGACCTGCGTCGCTACCTTGCTGCTGGAATTGCAGACGGCGATTTACGCCGGTGTGCTGGCCTCGCTGTTTTTCTACCTCAAGCGCACCTCGCAACCCCGGGTGCAGCATTGGCGCGATGGCGAAGATGATGTGCTGCGGGTCGGCGGCTCGATTTTTTTCGGCGCCAGCCACTACCTGCAAGTGCGCCTGCAGCGGATGCACGGCGCGCGGGTGGTGATCGAGGCTCAGCAGATTAACTTCATCGACTATTCCGGCGTGGAAATGCTCCATCAAGAAGCCCGGCGTCTGCTGCGCCAGGATCGCAGCCTGACATTGCGTCAGGCGCGACCGCAGGTGGTGGAGGAATTGCGCAAACTCGAAGGGCCGGAGAAATGCCCGATCCGCTTCGAAGATTGA